Proteins co-encoded in one Periophthalmus magnuspinnatus isolate fPerMag1 chromosome 20, fPerMag1.2.pri, whole genome shotgun sequence genomic window:
- the myl12.1 gene encoding myosin, light chain 12, genome duplicate 1, translated as MSSKRAKGKTTKKRPQRATSNVFAMFDQSQIQEFKEAFNMIDQNRDGFVDKEDLHDMLASLGKNPNDDYLEAMMNEAPGPINFTMFLTMFGEKLNGTDPEDVIRNAFACFDEEGTGVIQEDYLRELLTTMGDRFTDEDVDELFREAPIDKKNNFNYVEFTRILKHGAKDKDD; from the exons ATGTCTAGCAAAAGAGCAAAGGGGAAGACCACGAAGAAGCGCCCTCAGCGGGCCACTTCAAATGTTTTTGCCATGTTTGATCAGTCCCAAATTCAGGAATTCAAAGAGGCATTTAACATGATTGACCAGAACCGTGACGGCTTTGTTGACAAAGAGGACCTTCATGATATGCTTGCATCTCTTG GAAAGAACCCAAATGACGATTACCTAGAAGCTATGATGAATGAGGCCCCTGGGCCCATTAACTTCACTATGTTTCTCACAATGTTTGGTGAGAAGCTCAATGGCACAGACCCTGAGGATGTTATCAGAAATGCCTTTGCTTGCTTTGATGAAGAGGGGACAG GAGTTATCCAGGAAGATTACCTCAGAGAGCTGCTGACAACCATGGGTGACCGCTTTACGGATGAGGATGTAGATGAGCTCTTCAGGGAAGCCCCCATCGATAAGAAGAATAACTTCAACTATGTGGAGTTCACACGCATCCTAAAACATGGTGCCAAGGATAAGGACGATTAG